The Nocardioides campestrisoli genome includes a window with the following:
- a CDS encoding tyrosine-type recombinase/integrase, with the protein MPRRAERRQFGQISKLPSGRYRARYADPDGRLTADGEVLRHSAPHTFDTKGDAEAWLADERRLIVADTWTAPSVRRAERARATETFAVYAERWLKNRKVKGQPLAARTIDHYQYALKRFLLPSFGSMQLRDITPETVADWYDTTATDRPTMRAHAYSLLRAIMRTAADPTKHNGTPLIPYNPCGISGGGTSGKKRNIRPASLDEIITIVSHMPEQHRLMVLLADSCALRFGELAELRRMDVDVKNAVIHVRRSVVRSVSAGVVAKAPKSEAGIRDVPIPPDIIDAIMEHKTQHAAPGHQGLMFPGANGNHLAPSAFYGKVSKKRRGKPDTQGFGWFEARRLAGREDLRFHDLRHGALTEAARHGATLAELMALGGHSTSHAAMRYQQAASDRLAELARKRAEARGWKADAG; encoded by the coding sequence ATGCCTCGACGAGCGGAACGACGGCAGTTCGGACAGATCAGCAAGCTGCCCAGCGGCCGCTACCGAGCACGGTACGCCGATCCCGACGGACGCCTGACAGCCGATGGTGAAGTGCTTCGCCATAGCGCCCCTCACACGTTCGACACGAAGGGTGACGCGGAGGCGTGGCTGGCCGACGAACGTCGGCTGATCGTCGCAGATACCTGGACGGCACCGTCGGTGCGGCGCGCGGAGCGCGCACGGGCCACCGAGACGTTCGCGGTCTACGCCGAGCGCTGGCTGAAGAACCGCAAGGTGAAGGGCCAACCGCTGGCCGCCCGCACCATCGACCACTACCAGTACGCACTCAAGCGGTTCCTCCTACCGTCCTTCGGGTCCATGCAACTACGCGACATCACCCCCGAAACTGTCGCCGACTGGTACGACACCACCGCTACGGACCGGCCCACCATGCGAGCCCACGCGTACTCACTGCTCCGGGCCATCATGCGGACCGCTGCCGACCCCACGAAGCACAACGGCACTCCCCTGATCCCCTACAACCCCTGCGGCATCTCAGGCGGGGGCACCTCCGGGAAGAAGCGCAACATTCGACCCGCCTCGCTCGACGAGATCATCACGATCGTGTCGCACATGCCCGAGCAACACCGGCTCATGGTTCTTCTCGCCGACAGTTGCGCCCTGCGGTTCGGTGAGCTCGCCGAGCTTCGCCGCATGGACGTCGACGTGAAGAACGCCGTCATCCACGTCCGCCGCAGCGTCGTTCGCTCGGTCTCCGCCGGCGTGGTGGCCAAGGCGCCCAAGAGCGAAGCCGGGATCCGCGACGTCCCCATTCCCCCCGACATCATCGACGCCATCATGGAGCACAAGACCCAGCACGCCGCCCCGGGCCACCAGGGCCTCATGTTCCCGGGCGCCAACGGTAACCATCTGGCGCCGAGCGCGTTCTACGGCAAGGTCTCCAAGAAGCGCCGCGGCAAGCCCGACACCCAGGGCTTCGGCTGGTTCGAGGCGCGCCGACTGGCTGGCCGCGAGGACCTGCGCTTCCACGACCTGCGCCATGGCGCCCTCACCGAAGCCGCACGGCACGGCGCCACTCTTGCCGAGCTCATGGCACTGGGCGGACACTCCACCAGCCACGCGGCCATGCGTTATCAACAGGCCGCCTCCGACCGACTCGCCGAGCTCGCGCGAAAGCGAGCAGAAGCCCGGGGTTGGAAAGCGGATGCGGGGTGA
- a CDS encoding SIR2 family NAD-dependent protein deacylase, protein MVTTEAKAPAFEQPDERTFFSELRDEHASFVPVVGSGMSKAAGAPGFPALIEHLITQAAAMTANLTVSAPDPPFDVVDAIAAELGEEWVQQQTADYYRECELATTPALQALSKVASGLIITTNYDLSVEVAARSIGMVAESLTLDRFDIAMKSDSGALRVLHLHGVCTLPGTIVLTNDSYARILASEQSRLLLRALGTTHRFVFLGHSLDVREEHIRRDLAWTMDAASSARKPHLLITNASATDPQATEFKAELENSARIEVVQFADPKKEYQAAVRAAHAIARPPVVETADQAPLIDPAELDANYLPLPMAEASLVSEAGGLGAYTAKIWQEGQILSTDLDDAELHIVIEAEGGAGKSQELLQIAHRSTKPALVQHVVNIQIDPGWTDAGPRFVAGMASARATRVGVPKLTLEGLRDASYTLLLDGLDEVPAANRPRLLQLLAEIARTYPQHRIVIASRPLPELTDQETFVRWTPMTDMAWVTRYAETRGVSEPQLLEALPHTGDVSDLIVIPIYAAAAVSRVYAGTPLPSTALELVCDLADRRLGIDTRIQAAPETVRVWLDRLALALQRCGISELRVDELVNSGLHADLDQLEPTQETLGELAARALLRDSAGVIRFPANVMKEARAARALLDAGERGLEILRHHVLIELEVRDLEGQPVRAVHPAWVNVLELLLPAADDRWREEIVPFDPCLVARATGPAATSEQRAWAVHLLWKTYVARRVWLERRASVGNGSSDGDALVRLVSLEVPVGFDDTLRAATTAEERTVRGNALELVPHVLPRDEALQLLVTAVRDEDDVVRRRAAAAGWTMAALYPDLLSDSTLMENYVEAMADQAVSDTDKMAAETLIGVAVDLAQEGRAVEIALSSTGKLRRHAVMSLARRVTRSRLLALLRSAESVDGDLLDELVEDRTLGRRQPWASPDIAELAHIVAERHDDTYWHHDAQDVLAEQPVVAFQAFLDHPVGEELRYELGGRLVMAMDEPQIERLLGVLNSRDSEHLGDLDVPIDPSTWDADTVEVAIELLSGTLNARRNPPAFPSTRRVRTQHEDGGKPETASEVSDDELRSAFEDEGVARAFNPETKAVSQRLWLILRAGAEREFTLDAEKAGQLFRFLLDWSDAELEAWLADQWSEAARERIEAVIAEMDARHLPRLAELLPGPWAPDLGERVLQAVATSDERSGRKSSLALAVGERMGEDPLRDSLRDHHGTVWADTVLLRLGDCAAEARMITRQAAAPASIRRHPNAYDEEWFSSIRCPESASSLADLIKAALQEGVSTNELEPLCRALDRTAGPRSLRIWERLSRDPEIPSASFLYYERRVALAAQLEQHSPPAAITDEELTRRVVDAVRLTHHR, encoded by the coding sequence GTGGTCACGACCGAGGCAAAGGCGCCGGCTTTCGAGCAACCGGACGAACGTACCTTCTTCAGCGAACTTCGTGACGAGCACGCCTCGTTCGTCCCTGTCGTCGGCTCAGGAATGTCCAAGGCAGCTGGCGCCCCTGGCTTCCCGGCCCTGATCGAGCACCTGATCACCCAGGCGGCGGCCATGACGGCAAATCTCACCGTCTCAGCTCCTGATCCGCCATTCGACGTCGTGGATGCCATTGCCGCCGAGCTAGGCGAAGAATGGGTTCAGCAACAGACAGCCGACTACTACAGGGAATGCGAGCTGGCAACGACCCCCGCACTTCAGGCGCTGTCCAAGGTGGCCTCGGGACTCATCATCACCACCAACTACGACCTATCCGTAGAAGTCGCTGCCCGGTCCATCGGAATGGTGGCCGAAAGCCTGACTCTCGACCGATTCGACATCGCTATGAAGTCAGACTCTGGCGCGCTTCGCGTTCTGCATCTTCACGGCGTGTGCACCCTGCCAGGGACCATTGTTCTGACGAACGACTCCTACGCCAGGATCTTGGCGAGCGAGCAGTCGAGGCTGCTTCTGCGCGCTCTTGGAACCACGCACCGGTTCGTCTTTCTCGGCCACAGCCTGGACGTACGAGAAGAGCACATCCGTCGTGACCTGGCCTGGACCATGGACGCGGCGAGTTCTGCCCGCAAGCCACATCTCCTGATCACCAACGCATCCGCTACGGATCCGCAGGCGACCGAGTTCAAGGCGGAACTCGAAAACAGCGCGCGCATCGAAGTCGTTCAGTTCGCCGACCCCAAGAAGGAGTATCAGGCCGCCGTCCGGGCTGCTCACGCCATCGCGCGGCCCCCGGTAGTCGAGACCGCCGACCAGGCACCCCTCATTGACCCTGCCGAGTTGGACGCCAACTACCTACCGCTCCCCATGGCCGAGGCAAGCCTCGTGAGTGAAGCCGGCGGGTTGGGTGCCTACACGGCAAAGATTTGGCAGGAAGGCCAGATCCTGAGCACCGACCTGGACGACGCCGAGCTGCACATCGTCATCGAGGCCGAGGGAGGCGCAGGAAAGAGCCAGGAACTCTTGCAGATCGCGCATCGGTCAACGAAGCCAGCGCTGGTGCAGCACGTGGTCAACATCCAGATCGATCCGGGCTGGACGGACGCTGGTCCACGATTCGTCGCTGGGATGGCCAGCGCCCGCGCAACCCGGGTGGGGGTACCGAAGCTGACGCTCGAGGGACTTCGCGACGCCAGCTACACACTGCTCCTCGACGGTCTGGACGAAGTCCCTGCTGCGAACAGGCCACGCCTGCTTCAGTTACTCGCCGAGATCGCGCGTACCTACCCGCAGCATCGGATCGTCATCGCGTCACGTCCTCTACCTGAACTCACCGACCAGGAGACCTTCGTTCGGTGGACACCGATGACCGACATGGCCTGGGTGACCCGATACGCGGAGACCCGCGGAGTGTCCGAGCCCCAACTCCTAGAGGCTCTCCCCCACACCGGCGATGTCAGCGACCTCATCGTCATCCCGATCTACGCAGCTGCAGCCGTGAGCCGGGTGTACGCCGGCACGCCGCTACCAAGCACCGCCCTGGAACTCGTCTGCGACCTTGCCGATCGGCGACTCGGAATCGACACCCGCATCCAAGCCGCGCCGGAGACGGTTCGGGTATGGCTCGACCGCTTGGCTCTCGCACTGCAGAGGTGCGGCATTTCCGAACTGAGAGTGGACGAGCTGGTCAACAGCGGACTGCACGCCGACCTAGACCAGTTGGAGCCGACCCAGGAGACGTTGGGTGAGCTAGCCGCTCGAGCGCTCTTGCGCGACAGCGCCGGGGTCATCAGGTTCCCTGCCAACGTCATGAAGGAGGCGCGAGCAGCACGGGCGCTTCTTGACGCCGGAGAGCGTGGGCTCGAGATCCTGCGCCACCATGTCTTGATCGAGCTTGAGGTGCGAGACCTCGAAGGCCAGCCCGTGCGCGCGGTTCACCCGGCCTGGGTCAACGTCCTTGAGCTGTTACTTCCCGCCGCCGATGATCGGTGGCGCGAGGAGATCGTGCCTTTCGACCCCTGTCTCGTCGCCCGCGCAACCGGACCGGCGGCCACCAGCGAACAACGAGCTTGGGCGGTGCACCTGCTGTGGAAAACCTACGTCGCCCGTCGTGTGTGGCTGGAGCGTAGAGCCAGCGTCGGGAACGGGTCCAGCGATGGCGATGCGCTGGTTCGGCTGGTATCGCTCGAGGTACCCGTTGGCTTTGACGACACACTTCGCGCTGCCACTACCGCCGAGGAACGCACCGTGCGCGGCAACGCGCTGGAACTGGTCCCGCATGTGCTGCCGCGCGACGAGGCGCTGCAGCTCCTCGTCACGGCGGTTCGCGATGAGGATGACGTGGTGCGGCGCCGCGCGGCCGCAGCCGGTTGGACAATGGCTGCCCTCTATCCGGATCTGCTCTCCGACAGCACCCTGATGGAGAACTACGTGGAGGCCATGGCTGACCAGGCCGTCTCCGACACCGACAAGATGGCGGCCGAGACACTCATCGGCGTCGCGGTTGACCTGGCCCAGGAGGGTCGCGCGGTGGAGATCGCTTTGTCCTCCACGGGCAAGCTACGCCGTCACGCTGTGATGTCGTTGGCTCGCAGGGTCACGCGGAGCAGGCTCCTCGCGTTGCTGCGGAGTGCCGAGAGTGTCGACGGCGACCTGCTCGATGAACTCGTCGAGGATCGCACTCTTGGCCGCCGTCAACCCTGGGCCAGTCCGGACATCGCCGAACTTGCCCACATAGTGGCCGAGCGCCATGACGACACCTATTGGCACCACGACGCTCAGGACGTGCTGGCTGAGCAGCCGGTCGTGGCTTTTCAGGCCTTCCTCGATCATCCTGTGGGTGAAGAACTCCGCTACGAGCTGGGCGGCCGGCTCGTCATGGCGATGGACGAACCCCAGATCGAACGTCTCCTTGGTGTCCTGAATTCACGCGACTCCGAGCACCTTGGAGACCTCGACGTCCCCATCGACCCCTCGACGTGGGACGCCGACACCGTCGAGGTCGCGATCGAACTGTTGAGCGGCACCCTCAACGCCCGCCGGAACCCACCAGCCTTCCCCTCGACCAGGCGTGTCCGAACCCAACACGAGGATGGAGGCAAACCCGAGACCGCTTCTGAGGTGTCAGACGACGAGTTGCGATCTGCCTTCGAGGACGAGGGCGTGGCGCGCGCCTTCAACCCAGAGACCAAGGCGGTGAGCCAACGCTTGTGGCTCATCCTTCGCGCCGGCGCCGAGCGCGAATTCACGTTGGACGCCGAGAAAGCCGGTCAACTGTTCAGATTCCTCCTCGACTGGTCGGATGCCGAGCTTGAGGCCTGGTTGGCCGACCAGTGGTCCGAAGCGGCTCGCGAGCGAATCGAGGCGGTCATCGCGGAGATGGACGCTCGACACCTGCCTCGCTTGGCCGAGCTTCTGCCAGGACCGTGGGCGCCCGACCTCGGTGAGCGCGTTCTGCAGGCCGTTGCTACCAGCGACGAGAGAAGCGGAAGAAAGTCGTCCCTCGCCCTCGCTGTTGGTGAGCGCATGGGCGAAGACCCGCTCCGCGATAGCCTCCGCGACCACCACGGAACTGTCTGGGCCGACACTGTCCTTCTTCGCCTGGGTGACTGCGCCGCCGAGGCGCGGATGATCACACGACAGGCCGCGGCCCCGGCCAGCATTAGGCGCCACCCAAACGCCTACGACGAGGAGTGGTTCTCCAGCATCCGTTGCCCAGAGTCAGCATCGTCACTAGCGGACCTCATCAAGGCAGCCCTGCAGGAGGGTGTCTCCACCAACGAGCTCGAACCCCTGTGCCGAGCGCTGGACCGGACTGCCGGCCCGCGCTCACTACGCATCTGGGAGCGACTCTCCCGCGACCCGGAGATCCCCAGCGCCTCGTTTCTCTACTACGAACGACGCGTTGCCCTTGCTGCGCAACTGGAGCAGCACTCTCCACCCGCTGCGATCACCGACGAGGAGCTCACGCGTCGAGTGGTCGACGCGGTGCGACTGACTCACCACAGGTAG
- the istA gene encoding IS21 family transposase, whose product MMTVEDWAEIRRLHAQEQMSIRAIARHLGIARDTVTRAVNSPAPPRYVRPKAPSVFDVYEPRVRELLKEFPTMPASVLAERVGWQGSTSWFRKQVAVLRVDYAPRDPADRLEYRPGDQAQCDLWFPPVMIPLGPGQSGAPPVLVIVSSYSRFITATMLPSRTTGDLLAGMWELLLTQLGAVPHRLIWDNEAGIGRRNRYAEGVAGFCGTLATRIVQLKPFDPESKGIVERANRYLETSFLPGRTFTSPADFNTQLTAWLPVANARTVRRLGGRPAELAAIDRAAMLALPPMPPATGFHTRVRLPRDYYVRVAGNDYSVDPTVIGRMVEVHADLSTVQVTCQDQVVANHARSWGTAATITDPAHVDTARRMREDYGRPAAPTGSDLLRDLADYDTAFGVDLPDQGGLDDTNGEVA is encoded by the coding sequence GTGATGACAGTGGAGGACTGGGCTGAGATCCGGCGTCTGCATGCGCAGGAGCAGATGTCGATCCGGGCGATAGCCAGGCATCTGGGGATCGCCCGGGACACGGTCACGAGGGCGGTGAACTCCCCTGCCCCGCCGCGGTACGTCCGACCGAAGGCGCCCTCGGTGTTCGACGTCTACGAGCCGCGGGTGCGGGAACTGTTGAAGGAGTTCCCGACGATGCCGGCCTCAGTGCTGGCCGAACGGGTGGGCTGGCAAGGGTCGACGTCGTGGTTCCGCAAACAGGTCGCGGTGCTGCGGGTCGACTACGCACCCCGCGACCCTGCGGACCGGTTGGAGTACCGGCCCGGCGATCAGGCCCAGTGCGACCTGTGGTTCCCACCGGTCATGATCCCGCTGGGTCCAGGACAATCTGGTGCCCCGCCGGTGCTGGTGATCGTGTCCTCGTATTCCCGGTTCATCACCGCGACCATGCTGCCCTCGCGTACGACCGGTGACCTGCTGGCCGGCATGTGGGAGCTGTTGTTGACCCAGCTCGGTGCGGTGCCGCACAGGTTGATCTGGGACAACGAGGCAGGCATCGGGCGCCGGAACCGCTACGCCGAAGGGGTGGCCGGGTTCTGCGGCACCCTGGCCACCCGGATCGTGCAGCTCAAACCGTTCGACCCTGAGTCCAAGGGGATCGTGGAACGCGCCAATCGCTACCTGGAAACCTCGTTCCTGCCCGGGCGGACCTTCACCAGCCCCGCGGACTTCAACACCCAACTCACCGCCTGGCTCCCGGTCGCCAACGCCCGCACCGTGCGGCGACTCGGGGGCCGCCCCGCCGAGCTGGCAGCGATCGACCGGGCCGCGATGCTGGCTCTGCCCCCGATGCCACCCGCGACCGGGTTCCACACCCGGGTCCGGCTGCCACGCGACTACTACGTCCGGGTCGCCGGCAACGACTACTCCGTCGACCCGACCGTGATCGGACGGATGGTCGAGGTCCATGCCGACCTGTCCACCGTGCAGGTCACCTGCCAGGACCAGGTCGTGGCCAACCATGCCCGCAGCTGGGGCACTGCCGCGACCATCACCGACCCGGCCCACGTGGACACCGCTCGACGGATGCGTGAGGACTACGGGCGTCCGGCGGCACCGACCGGTAGTGACCTGCTGCGCGACCTGGCCGACTACGACACCGCCTTCGGTGTCGACCTGCCCGACCAGGGCGGACTGGACGACACCAACGGCGAGGTGGCCTGA
- the istB gene encoding IS21-like element helper ATPase IstB: MPTKKSSAAATSASVESVKQIEYLSRALKAPRIREAATRLADQAREASWTHEEYLAAVLSREVSARDAAGAEHRIRAAGFPGRKSLEDFNLEHQPALKRDVVAHLATATFIDAAQNLVLLGPPGTGKTHLAIGLGIKAAHAGHRVLFATATDWVTRLQEAHATGRLGNELARLRRYGLIIVDEVGYIPFEQDAANLFFQLVSSRYEHASLILTSNLPFARWGDVFGDQVVAAAMIDRIVHHADVLTLKGSSYRLKDTGIATLPSARAENTAQ, encoded by the coding sequence ATGCCCACCAAGAAGAGCTCCGCCGCCGCGACGAGCGCGTCCGTGGAGTCGGTCAAGCAGATCGAGTATCTGTCCCGGGCGTTGAAGGCGCCCCGGATCCGGGAAGCCGCCACCCGGCTGGCCGACCAAGCGAGGGAGGCGTCCTGGACCCACGAGGAGTACTTGGCAGCGGTGCTGTCACGAGAGGTGTCGGCCCGCGACGCCGCCGGGGCAGAGCACCGCATCCGTGCCGCCGGGTTCCCCGGACGCAAGTCGCTCGAGGACTTCAACCTTGAGCACCAACCCGCCCTCAAACGTGACGTCGTGGCCCACCTGGCCACCGCGACGTTCATCGACGCCGCCCAGAACCTGGTGCTCCTCGGCCCGCCCGGGACCGGGAAAACCCACCTGGCCATCGGACTGGGCATCAAGGCCGCCCACGCCGGACACCGGGTGCTGTTCGCAACCGCCACCGACTGGGTCACCCGACTCCAAGAAGCCCACGCCACCGGACGACTCGGCAACGAGCTGGCCCGGCTACGCCGCTACGGGCTGATCATCGTCGACGAGGTCGGCTACATCCCCTTCGAGCAAGACGCCGCGAACCTCTTCTTCCAGCTCGTGTCCTCACGCTACGAACACGCCTCACTGATCCTGACCAGCAACCTGCCCTTCGCCCGCTGGGGCGACGTATTCGGCGACCAAGTCGTCGCCGCGGCCATGATCGACCGCATCGTCCACCACGCCGACGTCCTCACGCTGAAGGGCAGCTCCTACCGACTCAAGGACACCGGCATCGCGACACTTCCCTCAGCACGAGCCGAGAACACGGCACAATGA
- a CDS encoding Helicase associated domain protein: MGAPRTGTVADYPRMLELWDRDANGDVDPGRVGQRSSHKKWWRCPVGPDHAWQAPPSSISRAVAIGFTGCPCCAGRRLSVTNSFAALFPAGVPLWDTDSNDGLTPDKVLAGSPAPVWWMCPDGPDHRWQVSPLVMGRHSIAHGRRGCPFCAGKRPSVTNSVAAHPQLSVEWHPTSNGDLRPDGVVASTGRKLWWRCLENPGHEWQATGANRTRGRGCPYCKKSLRSMLEVGLAFELQIFFPELDLAADKVVVDGVIRHVDLLLPEQRLVIEVDGRYRHAGEVEHARDIAKTQLLAAAGYRVLRLREAPLSAITPADALVPQDVTIKQAADAVLTRLRELGWVPLPRLDAYLADTEPRRVDLAVAHVQATRPGRKVRLPGPPQFTRSQRWGDGLTVLNRFVAREGHANVPWEHIEDGFLLGKWVGAKRAQRRRGRMAPDREATLTAFSRWTWDAVQDQWEDGYLALLAFLDREGHITVPAEHRTDDGFPLGSWVRSHRRPGGGRRTITVEQAARLEAVPGWTYASSNDAFWEKAVSAFETFAFREGHCQTPRHHREDGVNIDAWSKQQRAKFHRGELPQDRVARLEAISSWSWSPQADAWERGYAALESHVNATGSARVGRDGVCAAVPLGAWVGEQRQRYTRGALPDERRARLEALPGWSWDPHRESWDRHFAALTGFVDREGHARVPTDHDEEGLLLGAWVIRHRQDHKAGTLSVDRAGCLEAFPGWTWDVRVARWHAHYDALARYADRKGHARAPGDHREGDLKLGTWVLAQRQRRRNGTLTAERAALLAALPGWTWDMREAAWEAGFEALRQYQSRTGHGDVPRDWVEKGYRLGQWVGVQRALLKAGKLSEERVAKLAAMPGWGGVNR, from the coding sequence ATGGGCGCACCACGCACCGGCACCGTCGCCGACTATCCACGCATGCTGGAGCTGTGGGACCGCGACGCCAACGGCGACGTCGATCCCGGCCGGGTTGGTCAGCGATCCAGTCACAAGAAGTGGTGGCGGTGTCCAGTAGGCCCTGACCACGCATGGCAGGCGCCGCCGAGTTCGATCTCCCGGGCGGTAGCTATCGGGTTCACCGGCTGCCCCTGCTGCGCTGGTCGTCGACTGTCGGTGACCAACAGCTTTGCCGCCTTGTTTCCGGCCGGGGTGCCCCTCTGGGACACCGACAGCAACGATGGCTTGACCCCTGACAAGGTGCTGGCCGGGTCCCCGGCACCGGTCTGGTGGATGTGCCCGGACGGTCCTGACCACCGGTGGCAGGTATCCCCGCTGGTGATGGGACGGCACAGCATCGCGCACGGCCGCCGCGGCTGCCCGTTCTGTGCCGGCAAGCGCCCCTCGGTTACCAACAGCGTCGCGGCCCATCCGCAACTGAGCGTGGAGTGGCATCCCACCTCCAACGGCGACCTGCGGCCCGACGGTGTCGTCGCCAGCACGGGCCGGAAGCTGTGGTGGCGCTGCCTGGAGAATCCCGGCCACGAGTGGCAGGCCACCGGCGCAAACCGCACCCGCGGTCGCGGCTGCCCGTACTGCAAGAAGTCACTGCGCTCGATGCTCGAGGTCGGTCTCGCGTTCGAGCTTCAGATCTTCTTCCCCGAGCTCGACCTGGCCGCTGACAAGGTCGTCGTCGACGGCGTGATCCGGCACGTTGACCTGCTGCTTCCCGAGCAACGGCTCGTGATCGAGGTCGACGGGCGCTACCGCCATGCCGGGGAGGTCGAGCATGCTCGGGACATCGCCAAGACGCAGCTGCTGGCTGCTGCCGGTTACCGGGTGCTGCGGCTGCGGGAGGCGCCGCTGTCGGCGATCACGCCCGCCGACGCGCTCGTTCCGCAAGACGTCACCATCAAGCAGGCAGCCGACGCGGTCCTGACCCGGCTGCGCGAACTCGGCTGGGTTCCGCTTCCCAGGCTTGACGCATATCTGGCCGACACGGAACCGCGCCGCGTGGACCTGGCGGTGGCGCACGTCCAGGCCACGCGGCCCGGACGGAAGGTCCGGCTCCCCGGCCCGCCCCAGTTCACCCGCAGCCAGCGGTGGGGGGACGGCCTGACCGTGCTGAACCGGTTCGTCGCCCGCGAAGGCCACGCCAACGTGCCGTGGGAGCACATCGAGGACGGCTTCCTGCTCGGCAAGTGGGTTGGCGCGAAGCGCGCCCAGCGCCGGCGAGGCCGGATGGCGCCCGACCGGGAGGCGACCCTGACCGCCTTCTCGAGATGGACCTGGGACGCCGTTCAGGACCAGTGGGAAGACGGCTACCTGGCGCTGCTGGCCTTTCTGGACCGGGAGGGCCACATCACCGTCCCGGCGGAGCACCGCACCGACGACGGGTTCCCCCTCGGCTCTTGGGTGCGCTCCCATCGCCGGCCCGGCGGCGGCCGGCGCACCATCACTGTCGAGCAGGCCGCCCGACTCGAAGCCGTACCCGGGTGGACCTACGCATCCAGCAATGACGCTTTCTGGGAGAAGGCCGTGTCGGCGTTCGAGACCTTTGCCTTCCGCGAAGGACACTGCCAGACACCGCGGCACCACCGCGAGGACGGCGTCAACATCGATGCCTGGTCCAAGCAGCAGCGCGCCAAGTTCCACCGCGGTGAGCTACCCCAGGACAGGGTTGCCCGACTGGAGGCCATCTCCAGCTGGTCCTGGTCACCGCAGGCGGACGCCTGGGAGCGGGGGTACGCCGCGCTCGAGAGCCACGTGAACGCCACCGGGTCCGCGCGCGTGGGCCGCGACGGCGTCTGCGCCGCAGTCCCGCTCGGCGCGTGGGTCGGGGAGCAACGGCAGCGGTACACCCGTGGTGCCCTGCCCGACGAACGGCGGGCGCGGCTCGAGGCCCTCCCCGGTTGGAGCTGGGATCCGCACCGCGAATCCTGGGACCGCCACTTCGCCGCACTCACCGGGTTCGTCGATCGAGAGGGCCACGCCAGAGTCCCGACCGACCATGATGAGGAGGGTCTGCTGCTGGGCGCCTGGGTCATCCGGCACCGACAGGACCACAAGGCCGGCACGTTGTCCGTGGACCGCGCGGGATGCCTGGAGGCGTTCCCTGGATGGACGTGGGACGTCCGGGTGGCCCGCTGGCACGCCCACTACGACGCGCTGGCCCGGTACGCCGACCGGAAGGGGCACGCTCGTGCTCCCGGGGACCACCGCGAAGGCGACCTCAAGCTAGGGACCTGGGTGCTCGCGCAGCGACAGCGTCGCCGCAACGGCACCCTGACCGCCGAACGCGCCGCCCTCCTGGCCGCGCTTCCCGGGTGGACGTGGGACATGCGAGAGGCAGCCTGGGAGGCCGGCTTCGAGGCATTGCGCCAGTACCAAAGCCGCACCGGCCACGGTGATGTGCCCCGCGACTGGGTCGAGAAGGGATATCGGCTCGGCCAGTGGGTGGGTGTTCAGCGGGCACTGCTGAAGGCAGGGAAGTTATCCGAGGAGAGGGTCGCCAAGCTGGCCGCCATGCCGGGCTGGGGCGGCGTCAATCGGTGA